Proteins found in one Streptomyces sp. CB09001 genomic segment:
- a CDS encoding LysR substrate-binding domain-containing protein, producing the protein MQLQQLQYFVAVAETRHFTRAAEVVHVAQPSLSQQIKALERELGADLFLRARGNITLTDAGEALLPLARRILADADTARHEVLELAQLRRGRIRLGATPSLCTGLLPDVLRAFHDRYPGIQLLIEEGGSHDLVRELARGALDLALVVLPLPTASPALTTVELLREDLVVVSSPESPPPGGGRRAVRITDLEGERLVMFRHGYDLRELTVAACRSAGFEPDFAVEGGEMDAVLGFVRAGLGMAVVPRMVAARSGRGLRVTPLARPGLYRTIALAHRSDVAPPRAARELQRMLLER; encoded by the coding sequence ATGCAGTTGCAACAGCTCCAGTACTTCGTGGCGGTCGCCGAGACCCGGCACTTCACCCGGGCCGCCGAGGTGGTCCACGTGGCGCAGCCCTCGCTGTCGCAGCAGATCAAGGCACTGGAGCGGGAGCTGGGCGCCGACCTGTTCCTGCGGGCGCGGGGGAACATCACCCTCACCGACGCCGGGGAGGCGCTGCTGCCGCTGGCCCGGCGCATCCTGGCCGACGCGGACACCGCCCGGCACGAGGTGCTGGAGCTGGCGCAGCTGCGCCGGGGCCGGATCAGGCTGGGCGCCACCCCGAGCCTGTGCACCGGCCTGCTCCCGGACGTGCTGCGCGCCTTCCACGACCGCTACCCCGGCATCCAGCTGCTGATCGAGGAGGGCGGCTCGCACGACCTGGTGCGGGAGCTGGCGCGCGGCGCGCTGGACCTCGCCCTGGTCGTACTGCCGCTGCCCACCGCCTCACCGGCACTGACCACGGTGGAGCTGCTGCGGGAGGACCTGGTGGTGGTGTCCTCCCCGGAGTCGCCCCCGCCGGGCGGCGGGCGCCGTGCCGTGCGCATCACCGACCTGGAGGGCGAGCGTCTGGTGATGTTCCGGCACGGCTACGACCTGCGGGAGCTGACCGTGGCCGCGTGCCGCTCGGCCGGGTTCGAACCGGACTTCGCCGTGGAGGGCGGGGAGATGGACGCGGTGCTGGGCTTCGTGCGGGCCGGGCTCGGCATGGCGGTCGTCCCGCGGATGGTGGCCGCCCGCTCCGGTCGCGGGCTGCGGGTGACCCCGCTGGCCCGGCCGGGCCTGTACCGGACGATCGCCCTGGCCCACCGCAGCGACGTGGCTCCGCCGCGGGCGGCGCGGGAGCTGCAGCGGATGCTCCTGGAGCGGTGA
- a CDS encoding NAD(P)H-binding protein, which produces MIVITTPTGGIGRQVLDNVLDGLAARNDGTALRVVARDPARLTARARERARVFQGSHADPEILGAACEGADQVFWLVPPAPGADSVEGHFRDFTLPLCEVVARQGVARVVAVSSLGRGVAKDAGPVSASLAMDDRIAATGVHYRALCPPFLMENLLGQAAALRDTGEFRMAYAADRVLRTCATADIAATAARLLLDDSWTGRADVPLVGPDDLTPEGMAKVLSDVLGRPVRVRETTPEAYRASALRFGASESGAQGLADMASAMDAQGFYGAVEPSTPDTAPTSFRRWCEEVLRPATLA; this is translated from the coding sequence GTGATCGTCATCACCACCCCGACCGGCGGAATCGGCCGACAGGTCCTCGACAACGTCCTGGACGGCCTCGCCGCCCGGAACGACGGGACCGCCCTGCGCGTCGTCGCCCGCGACCCCGCCCGGCTCACCGCACGGGCCCGGGAGCGGGCCCGGGTGTTCCAGGGCTCGCACGCCGACCCCGAGATCCTCGGCGCGGCCTGCGAGGGCGCCGACCAGGTGTTCTGGCTGGTGCCGCCCGCGCCCGGCGCCGACAGCGTCGAGGGCCACTTCCGCGACTTCACACTGCCGCTGTGCGAGGTGGTCGCCCGGCAGGGCGTGGCACGGGTCGTCGCCGTCTCCAGCCTGGGCCGCGGCGTGGCGAAGGACGCCGGACCGGTCTCCGCCTCGCTCGCCATGGACGACCGGATCGCGGCCACCGGTGTGCACTACCGGGCGCTGTGCCCACCCTTCCTGATGGAGAACCTGCTCGGGCAGGCGGCCGCCCTGCGCGACACGGGCGAGTTCCGCATGGCGTACGCCGCCGACCGCGTCCTGCGGACCTGCGCCACCGCCGACATCGCCGCCACGGCCGCCCGTCTGCTCCTCGACGACTCCTGGACCGGCCGCGCCGACGTCCCGCTCGTCGGCCCCGACGACCTCACCCCGGAGGGCATGGCCAAGGTGCTGTCCGACGTGCTGGGCCGCCCGGTACGGGTACGGGAGACCACCCCGGAGGCGTACAGGGCGTCCGCCCTGCGGTTCGGGGCCAGTGAGAGCGGGGCCCAGGGGCTGGCCGACATGGCCTCGGCGATGGACGCCCAGGGCTTCTACGGCGCGGTCGAGCCCAGCACCCCGGACACCGCGCCCACGAGCTTCCGCCGCTGGTGCGAGGAGGTCCTCAGGCCGGCCACGCTCGCCTGA
- a CDS encoding LysR family transcriptional regulator: MESRSLRYFVAVAEELNFARAAERLGISPPPLSRAIRRLETELGVTLFERTTHSVTRTPAGDVLLAEARVALDALEAAGRRARRAAEGPKLVLAVKADGDAGLLEPVLARYAREPGSVPVTVRLCGWQEQPRLLRAGEADVALVHAPFDGTGLDTETLAAEPRVAVLAADHPLAARERLELADLGLDAGSVERHIDEARRGHDDLAQVLTAVSLGKVVTLLPASVTSRYPRPGVAYRPVLDAPPVVLSLAWPQQSRSTATAALVRAAVEVAETARDGAWAHGQGWNPVRP, encoded by the coding sequence ATGGAGTCGCGTTCCCTGCGCTACTTCGTGGCGGTCGCCGAGGAACTCAACTTCGCGCGCGCCGCCGAGCGGCTCGGCATCTCTCCGCCACCCCTGTCCAGGGCCATCCGCCGCCTGGAGACGGAGCTGGGGGTCACCCTGTTCGAGCGGACCACCCACAGTGTCACCCGGACCCCGGCCGGGGACGTCCTGCTCGCCGAGGCACGCGTCGCGCTGGACGCCCTGGAGGCCGCCGGGCGGCGGGCCAGGCGGGCGGCCGAGGGGCCGAAGCTGGTGCTGGCCGTGAAGGCCGACGGGGACGCGGGGCTGCTGGAGCCGGTCCTGGCGCGCTACGCCCGCGAGCCCGGGTCCGTGCCGGTCACCGTCCGGCTGTGCGGGTGGCAGGAGCAGCCGCGGCTGCTGCGCGCCGGCGAGGCGGACGTCGCCCTGGTCCACGCGCCGTTCGACGGCACCGGCCTCGACACGGAGACACTGGCCGCCGAACCGCGCGTCGCCGTCCTCGCCGCGGACCACCCGCTCGCCGCCCGCGAGCGGCTGGAGCTGGCCGACCTCGGCCTCGACGCGGGCAGCGTGGAGCGGCACATCGACGAGGCCCGGCGCGGCCACGACGACCTGGCCCAGGTGCTCACGGCCGTCTCCCTCGGGAAGGTGGTCACCCTGCTGCCCGCCTCGGTGACCTCCCGCTACCCCCGCCCGGGCGTCGCCTACCGCCCGGTCCTGGACGCCCCGCCGGTCGTCCTCTCCCTCGCCTGGCCCCAGCAGTCACGCTCGACGGCGACGGCGGCTCTCGTCCGCGCGGCGGTGGAGGTCGCCGAAACCGCGCGCGACGGGGCGTGGGCGCACGGCCAAGGCTGGAATCCGGTCCGCCCGTGA
- the rmdA gene encoding cyclic Di-GMP phosphodiesterase RmdA — protein sequence MSAEPDGPEDRLRRFATIWSRAVFPVTSTSSTRPEFEAELLPLARRLSDVLRARSFDAEEARAVGAALVDAHCTDPEALSRTLDCVDAYLVLYCGEDGDPEDLRARSARLQHAMAAGFAGALRVRTLAEQEAIAQAALKAQGVVAEALHASEARFRAVFEGAAIGIGIADLDGNVLQVNEALMRMFGIADPTLGGRRATEWTHPDDAPQTWRLYDELVRGEREHYHVEKAFYRPDGTVLWTNLTVSLLRDADGTPQYQLALMEDTTERRLLNLRLRYEATHDALTGLPNRSFFFERLEKALNAGPGQRFGLCYLDLDGFKTVNDSLGHAAGDRLLVEVADRLQACATAPGEMVARLGGDEFVALTTGPDTRHEVDELAGRIMNALLAPVSVDGRELTVRGSIGIVEGPAGERSPAEVLRSADITMYRAKSAGGNRFELADPEADARVITRHGLTTALPAALERGEFFIEYQPLVHLGDGSVRGAEALVRWLHPQHGVLGPDRFIPLAEHTGLIVPLGRWVLEQSVRQARVWRERYGEGGAAGPLRINVNLSPCQLTHPGLVQDTVEILERTGVAPDALCLEVTESALIGADDDLLKPLRRLAEMGVDIALDDFGTGYSNLANLRRLPVSVLKLDRSFTQSMQQFPADPVDLKIVEGIVALAHSLDLAVTVEGVETGAQAEQLRILGCDTAQGWYYARPGPPERLHELALVDATG from the coding sequence CCTCCACCCGGCCCGAGTTCGAGGCGGAACTGCTGCCACTGGCCCGCCGGCTGAGCGACGTGCTGCGCGCCCGGAGCTTCGACGCGGAGGAGGCCAGGGCGGTCGGTGCCGCCCTCGTCGACGCGCACTGCACCGACCCGGAGGCGCTCTCCCGGACGCTGGACTGCGTCGACGCCTACCTGGTGCTCTACTGCGGCGAGGACGGCGACCCGGAGGACCTGCGGGCCCGTTCGGCGCGGCTCCAGCACGCGATGGCGGCCGGGTTCGCCGGGGCGCTGCGGGTCCGTACCCTCGCCGAGCAGGAGGCCATCGCGCAGGCCGCCCTGAAGGCGCAGGGCGTGGTGGCCGAGGCCCTGCACGCCAGCGAGGCCCGCTTCCGAGCGGTCTTCGAGGGCGCCGCCATAGGCATCGGCATCGCCGACCTGGACGGCAACGTCCTCCAGGTCAACGAGGCGTTGATGCGCATGTTCGGCATCGCCGACCCCACGCTCGGCGGTCGCCGGGCCACCGAGTGGACGCACCCCGACGACGCGCCGCAGACCTGGCGGCTCTACGACGAGCTGGTGCGCGGCGAGCGCGAGCACTACCACGTGGAGAAGGCCTTCTACCGGCCCGACGGGACGGTCCTGTGGACCAATCTCACCGTCTCCCTGCTGCGCGACGCCGACGGCACCCCGCAGTACCAGCTGGCGCTGATGGAGGACACCACCGAGCGGCGGCTGCTCAACCTGCGGCTGCGCTACGAGGCCACGCACGACGCGCTCACCGGGCTGCCCAACCGCAGCTTCTTCTTCGAACGCCTGGAGAAGGCCCTGAACGCCGGTCCAGGACAGCGCTTCGGCCTGTGCTACCTCGACCTCGACGGCTTCAAGACCGTCAACGACAGCCTCGGCCACGCGGCCGGCGACCGGCTGCTCGTGGAGGTCGCCGACCGCCTCCAGGCCTGCGCCACCGCGCCCGGCGAGATGGTCGCCCGGCTGGGCGGCGACGAGTTCGTGGCGCTGACCACCGGGCCCGACACCCGGCACGAGGTCGACGAGCTGGCCGGCCGCATCATGAACGCGCTGCTCGCCCCGGTCAGCGTCGACGGCCGTGAACTGACCGTGCGCGGCAGCATCGGCATCGTCGAGGGCCCCGCGGGGGAGCGCAGCCCGGCCGAGGTGCTGCGCAGCGCCGACATCACCATGTACCGGGCCAAGTCGGCGGGCGGCAACCGCTTCGAGCTGGCCGACCCGGAGGCCGACGCCCGCGTCATCACCCGGCACGGGCTGACCACGGCGCTGCCCGCGGCGCTGGAGCGCGGCGAGTTCTTCATCGAGTACCAGCCGCTGGTCCACCTCGGCGACGGCAGTGTGCGCGGCGCCGAGGCGCTGGTGCGCTGGCTGCACCCGCAGCACGGGGTGCTCGGCCCGGACCGGTTCATCCCGCTCGCGGAGCACACGGGGCTGATCGTGCCGCTGGGCCGCTGGGTCCTGGAGCAGTCCGTACGCCAGGCCCGCGTCTGGCGGGAGCGGTACGGCGAGGGCGGCGCCGCGGGCCCGCTGCGCATCAACGTCAACCTCTCGCCCTGCCAGCTCACCCATCCCGGCCTGGTCCAGGACACCGTGGAGATCCTGGAGCGCACCGGCGTCGCGCCCGACGCGCTGTGCCTGGAGGTCACCGAGTCGGCGCTGATCGGCGCGGACGACGACCTGCTGAAGCCGCTGCGCCGACTGGCCGAGATGGGTGTCGACATCGCCCTGGACGACTTCGGTACCGGCTACTCCAACCTCGCCAACCTGCGCCGGCTGCCGGTGAGCGTCCTCAAGCTGGACCGTTCGTTCACGCAGAGCATGCAGCAGTTCCCGGCCGACCCCGTCGACCTGAAGATCGTCGAGGGGATCGTCGCCCTGGCCCACAGCCTGGACCTCGCGGTCACCGTGGAGGGCGTGGAGACCGGCGCCCAGGCCGAGCAACTGCGCATACTGGGCTGCGACACGGCCCAGGGCTGGTACTACGCCCGCCCCGGCCCGCCGGAGCGGCTGCACGAACTGGCCCTGGTGGACGCCACCGGCTGA